The following nucleotide sequence is from Candidatus Goldiibacteriota bacterium.
AAGATAGGAATCGGTATTATTACGGTTCCTGTTGAAAGCGCGCAGGCAATCGCGGATTTATTTGTGAAAGCGGGTGTAAAAGCGCTGTGGAATTTCGCGCCGGTAATGCTGAATGTTCCGGCTGATGTGGTTGTGCAGAACGAAAACCTTGCTTCATCACTTGCCGTTTTATCGCAGAGAATCAAGCAGCAGAAAGAAAAATAACAGGAAACCATATTGCAAAGGAGAACGCCATGAAAACGATGGAAATGCAGAAAAAATTTGAAAAGGTAATGGAAATAATAGAAAGAAACGGCGCTAATGCGGCAAGGTTAATTCCAATACTTCAGGAGATTCAGGACGAATACAGGTATCTGCCGGAAGAAATAATGGACTTTACCGCCACGTGCCTGAAAATTCCGCCTGCAAGGGTCTATGGGGTTGCCACTTTTTACTCTCATTTTGCCCTTGCCCCAAAAGGCAAATACATCATTAAGGTATGCGACGGGACAGCGTGCCACGTAAAACGTTCTGAAGCGCTGATAGAAGCAATAAGAAAGAAACTTAAGCTTACTGAAAGTAAGAATACAACGGATGACATGCTTTTTACCCTTGAAACTGTGTCGTGCCTTGGGGCGTGCGGCCTTGCGCCTGTCGTCGTGATAAATGAAGATATTTACGGCCAGATGACCTCGGATAAAATAACAGCAGTCCTTACAGATATTATTAAAAAGGAAGGTGAAAACAATGCAGACAATTGAGGCGCTGGATTTAAATAAAATAAAAGAAGATTACGGGAAAAGGGCAAAGTTAAAAGAGCGCAGAATTATAATCTGCGCGGGGACGGCGTGTGTTGCCAACGGGGCGCTTAAGTTATTTGACGCAATAAATCAGGCTGCGGAAAAAGAAGGTATTAAGGTTGATGTTGAACTTAAACATGATGACAAAGGCGGCAG
It contains:
- the nuoE gene encoding NADH-quinone oxidoreductase subunit NuoE — its product is MEMQKKFEKVMEIIERNGANAARLIPILQEIQDEYRYLPEEIMDFTATCLKIPPARVYGVATFYSHFALAPKGKYIIKVCDGTACHVKRSEALIEAIRKKLKLTESKNTTDDMLFTLETVSCLGACGLAPVVVINEDIYGQMTSDKITAVLTDIIKKEGENNADN